The following coding sequences are from one Elusimicrobium minutum Pei191 window:
- a CDS encoding NAD/NADP-dependent octopine/nopaline dehydrogenase family protein translates to MKIAVLGSGHGGVAMSADLALSGYDVSLAAVEEHSVNIKLLRSLDGIKIEGFTSSGKTPQFTKPKVITEDVPFVLKDADIIMVIVPSFAQSVYTDLIIKHGKINALVLFPCGGFSALEFRNKLKILNRENDFIACETSSFIYTTKITGPGKVLIKGIKDNVYFAAAPSERTGEALSVINQIYPQFKKVHNVWQTSFSNPSAVLHTIPTLLNMSRIEQMGPYRYSHYDITPCIGKIMEAVDRERVEIAKHLFPNPPSFLETMCKIYNLQAENIYQAVKSVNAYNIQFSPDGMKHRYVTEDIPYSLVPIATIGKELGIDTHNMDAVINIACMANGENYWLTGRNAQKIGFEAKPKIKTENLVLAL, encoded by the coding sequence ATGAAAATAGCGGTACTTGGCAGCGGCCACGGCGGCGTGGCAATGAGCGCGGATTTAGCTTTGTCCGGTTATGACGTAAGTCTCGCGGCGGTTGAAGAGCATTCCGTAAATATAAAACTTTTGCGTTCTTTAGACGGAATTAAAATAGAGGGCTTTACTTCAAGCGGTAAAACGCCGCAGTTCACAAAACCAAAAGTAATTACGGAGGATGTGCCCTTTGTTTTAAAAGACGCGGACATTATTATGGTAATAGTGCCGTCTTTCGCGCAAAGCGTTTATACGGACTTAATAATAAAACATGGTAAAATTAACGCTTTAGTCTTGTTTCCCTGCGGGGGCTTTTCCGCCTTGGAGTTTAGAAACAAATTAAAAATTTTAAACAGGGAAAATGATTTTATAGCGTGTGAAACATCTTCCTTTATTTACACAACAAAAATTACCGGGCCAGGTAAAGTGTTAATTAAAGGAATAAAGGATAATGTGTATTTTGCGGCCGCGCCTTCGGAAAGGACTGGCGAAGCACTTTCCGTTATAAATCAAATTTACCCGCAGTTTAAAAAAGTTCACAACGTTTGGCAAACAAGCTTTAGTAATCCAAGCGCTGTGCTTCACACAATACCAACGCTTTTAAATATGAGCCGCATAGAACAAATGGGGCCGTACCGGTATTCCCATTATGACATTACCCCCTGCATAGGCAAGATAATGGAAGCGGTTGATCGTGAACGCGTTGAGATAGCAAAACATTTATTTCCCAATCCTCCCTCATTTTTAGAAACCATGTGTAAAATCTATAATTTACAAGCTGAGAATATTTACCAGGCGGTTAAAAGCGTAAACGCTTATAATATACAATTTTCTCCCGATGGAATGAAACACCGCTACGTTACGGAAGATATCCCCTACAGTCTTGTTCCGATAGCAACAATAGGCAAAGAACTCGGCATAGACACACATAATATGGACGCTGTTATAAATATAGCCTGTATGGCCAATGGGGAAAATTACTGGCTTACCGGCCGCAACGCTCAAAAAATAGGTTTTGAAGCAAAACCTAAAATAAAAACAGAAAATTTGGTGTTAGCTTTATGA
- a CDS encoding outer membrane beta-barrel protein: MKKIVLAIAVVCLMCTAASAEMLLGVKAGVASKKDNFEDFPVNDYSYKTSAIAGGGEIGYVFSPEQFSFLNDKGSLGIKAGLQTRGKTKIDEAGWGTTRANALTVPVTVFYKYSPNETGLHYWGGAGVNWLSVKFEEGADFTKTETKISPMLSAGVEWRMNNWFALGVDLNYNISGKVNVSGGDGYLDLTGIEGFLGARFYFL; this comes from the coding sequence ATGAAGAAAATAGTGTTAGCTATTGCGGTTGTTTGTTTGATGTGTACGGCGGCTTCGGCAGAGATGTTGCTTGGCGTAAAAGCGGGCGTCGCTTCTAAAAAAGATAACTTCGAGGATTTTCCCGTCAATGATTACTCTTATAAAACCAGTGCTATAGCGGGCGGAGGCGAAATAGGTTATGTCTTTTCGCCTGAGCAGTTTAGTTTTTTAAATGATAAAGGTTCTTTAGGTATTAAAGCAGGACTCCAAACAAGGGGAAAAACTAAAATTGACGAAGCCGGTTGGGGAACAACAAGAGCAAACGCTTTAACCGTTCCCGTAACGGTGTTCTATAAATATTCCCCTAATGAAACAGGTCTACATTATTGGGGCGGCGCCGGTGTAAACTGGTTAAGCGTTAAGTTTGAAGAAGGGGCGGACTTTACTAAGACGGAAACAAAAATTTCGCCTATGTTATCAGCGGGTGTGGAATGGCGTATGAACAACTGGTTTGCCCTAGGTGTGGATCTTAACTATAATATCAGCGGTAAAGTTAATGTCAGCGGTGGGGACGGATATCTTGATTTAACAGGCATTGAAGGTTTTTTAGGCGCAAGGTTTTATTTCCTTTAA
- a CDS encoding MerR family transcriptional regulator: MGLEELEQKEFFTIGDISRICGVPDYSVRYWEAEFGLIKPIRKASGHRRYTKADVETVLKIKDLIYRQKMTLEGAKKQLSKYQSKSKEDASSQVNVKILKEIYDTINQIIKE, from the coding sequence ATGGGACTTGAAGAGTTGGAACAAAAAGAATTTTTTACAATCGGGGATATTTCGCGCATATGCGGAGTGCCTGATTATTCCGTGCGTTACTGGGAGGCTGAGTTCGGCCTTATTAAGCCTATACGTAAGGCAAGCGGGCACAGGCGCTATACTAAGGCTGACGTCGAAACAGTGCTTAAAATAAAAGATCTTATTTACAGGCAGAAAATGACGCTTGAAGGCGCCAAAAAACAGCTTTCAAAATACCAGTCAAAATCAAAGGAAGATGCCTCTTCGCAAGTTAATGTTAAAATTTTAAAAGAAATTTACGATACTATAAACCAAATAATAAAAGAATAA
- a CDS encoding MFS transporter translates to MSAAKFLSKNKLLILAISVASFMVNLDTYIINVSLPSIAGGFNASTADISWVAMAYNLTVVSLLLIFGKLGDKVGLKFLFITGFIIFTLSSILCGFAPSLPFLVAGRLLQGIGASILYALPQAMIPKYLPKEERGMAFGILASAAALGITLGAPLSGIITGLYSWRWIFFINLPVGILAVIVLNYSIPSKNTITKREPHFDIPGAVLSFLMALAFTFWINRGGIYGWTAPKMLLCLAFAVITFGIFIKREKKAKYPLLDLSLFNNITFNFANIAMFLVSAFLAGTNFLMPFYLAEIKGLSPARTGAAFMVYSVSYMLTGLVSGKLSAKIPAGKLCAWSMLLASVTLAGLVYMLNTSGIYYIILYFTLTGVSFAFFITSNNNFVMSMAPENKEGMVSGAHRMVGRMGMLCGVALFEAVFSFYGSENLINGFRGAYALGAAMCFAAMLFSLKKPVLKLNKGDVI, encoded by the coding sequence ATGAGCGCGGCAAAATTTTTAAGTAAAAATAAACTTTTAATTTTAGCCATATCGGTAGCTTCTTTTATGGTTAATTTAGACACGTATATTATAAACGTGTCGCTCCCTTCGATAGCGGGCGGGTTTAACGCTTCCACCGCGGATATTTCGTGGGTGGCAATGGCTTATAACCTGACGGTTGTTTCATTACTTCTTATATTCGGCAAACTGGGCGATAAAGTAGGTTTGAAATTTTTATTTATAACAGGCTTTATTATATTTACTTTAAGCTCTATACTTTGCGGCTTTGCCCCCTCGTTGCCATTTTTGGTAGCCGGCAGGCTTTTGCAAGGTATAGGCGCTTCAATACTATATGCTTTGCCGCAAGCCATGATACCCAAATACCTGCCAAAAGAAGAACGCGGCATGGCATTTGGCATACTGGCAAGCGCTGCCGCTTTAGGTATAACCCTGGGCGCGCCGCTAAGCGGCATTATAACGGGGCTTTATTCATGGAGATGGATATTTTTTATAAACCTGCCCGTAGGAATACTTGCCGTTATTGTTTTAAACTATTCAATACCTTCTAAAAACACAATAACTAAGCGCGAACCCCACTTTGACATCCCCGGCGCAGTTTTAAGTTTTTTAATGGCACTGGCATTTACTTTTTGGATAAACAGAGGCGGCATTTACGGCTGGACCGCACCTAAAATGCTTTTATGTTTAGCGTTTGCGGTAATTACGTTTGGAATATTTATAAAGAGGGAAAAAAAGGCAAAATACCCTCTTTTAGATTTAAGCCTTTTTAATAATATAACTTTTAATTTCGCCAACATAGCAATGTTTTTAGTATCGGCTTTTTTGGCGGGCACAAATTTTCTTATGCCTTTTTATCTGGCTGAAATTAAAGGCCTTTCCCCCGCGCGGACTGGAGCGGCGTTTATGGTTTATTCCGTGTCATATATGCTTACGGGGCTGGTATCTGGCAAACTGTCAGCCAAAATACCGGCCGGGAAACTTTGCGCGTGGTCAATGCTGCTGGCGTCTGTTACTTTGGCGGGGCTTGTTTATATGTTAAATACAAGCGGTATATATTACATAATTTTATACTTTACGCTAACGGGCGTGTCTTTTGCTTTCTTTATAACGTCAAATAATAATTTTGTAATGTCAATGGCGCCGGAGAATAAAGAAGGCATGGTGTCCGGCGCGCACCGTATGGTAGGGCGCATGGGCATGCTTTGCGGCGTTGCGCTGTTTGAGGCGGTGTTTTCTTTTTACGGCTCCGAAAACCTTATAAACGGGTTTAGAGGAGCATACGCCCTTGGCGCGGCAATGTGTTTTGCCGCTATGCTTTTTTCATTAAAAAAACCAGTGTTAAAATTAAATAAAGGAGACGTAATATGA
- a CDS encoding sirohydrochlorin chelatase — protein sequence MKRSSVKKMSVMSGLLLFFLPFALNINAKEYKKPGLLIISHGSSNQEANNKVETMVEEMRKENNDKNYFHAIENAFLEVGAPTVKTGVERLQKAGCDMIVAVPFFTSQDGHTQEDIPVVLGLSSDPEILAELKEEGIELANPKLPVVITKTLNETKLLRNFAKSEVDSMSLKGKEETLVLVSLEKNDYKDIVTPKIAEAAKYAANAKGIKKLQRYLFLAG from the coding sequence ATGAAAAGAAGTTCAGTAAAAAAAATGTCCGTAATGTCAGGCCTTCTCTTGTTTTTCTTACCTTTTGCGTTAAATATTAACGCCAAAGAATACAAAAAGCCCGGTCTTTTAATTATATCCCACGGGTCAAGCAATCAGGAAGCAAATAATAAAGTTGAAACTATGGTTGAAGAGATGCGTAAAGAAAATAATGATAAAAACTATTTCCACGCAATTGAAAATGCGTTCCTGGAAGTAGGCGCGCCTACCGTAAAAACAGGGGTTGAGCGTTTACAAAAAGCGGGCTGCGACATGATTGTGGCAGTGCCCTTTTTTACAAGCCAAGACGGGCACACGCAGGAAGATATTCCCGTTGTATTGGGCCTGTCATCGGATCCGGAAATTCTTGCCGAACTTAAAGAAGAAGGCATTGAACTTGCCAATCCAAAACTGCCAGTGGTAATAACAAAAACTCTTAATGAAACAAAACTTCTTAGAAACTTCGCTAAAAGTGAGGTTGACTCAATGTCTTTAAAAGGTAAAGAAGAAACTTTGGTTTTAGTAAGTCTTGAAAAAAATGATTATAAAGATATTGTAACACCCAAAATCGCTGAAGCTGCAAAATATGCCGCGAACGCAAAAGGCATAAAAAAACTACAAAGATACTTATTCTTGGCAGGATGA
- a CDS encoding ABC transporter ATP-binding protein: MTKEKITDSSRRIFINTFVESYKKIWPYVKPYSFRAFLALLVAIPLGSLDAVIAWFLKPYTDNVIVARDASFAIYIPLLIIGFTIVQGGLNYFSAYLNTWVGTKVSTDLGRDLYKKLLTMDTPFFDKENSGTIVQRFFSDAFNATNSLISNLRHFLSKTFSSISLVVVLFLNSWQLSLIAVIALLIAFLPIRYVRKRMKNIVNKSIVASAEAVKANNETHAGNKIISAYNLQDYQNKRYNSIMDTTFSLAIKMVQTTNWLSPVMHIVLGIGVAAVLFYSNNLIVTGKITSGNFASFLAAMLLLYTPIKTIGNNVVDIQKAFLAIERIFEIFELKTKITEVKNPVELIRVEKEISFENVSFEYEPNKPVLKDINLKTEVGQTIALVGNSGGGKSTLVNLIPRFYDVQKGSIKIDGVDIKNIRLFSLRNQISIVFQDNFLFSGTIRENILLGKLNATEEEINNAVKSAHLDHFIASLPNGLDTVIGERGTTLSGGQRQRVGIARAFIRNACIVILDEATSALDNKSEAVVQKAIDNLVKNRTVFVIAHRLSTVQNADKIIVLNEGNIVEEGKHEELLKNLNGPYYTLYNAQFKHK; this comes from the coding sequence ATGACAAAAGAAAAAATTACAGACTCAAGCAGAAGAATTTTTATAAATACATTTGTTGAAAGCTATAAAAAAATCTGGCCTTATGTTAAGCCTTATAGTTTTAGGGCTTTCCTTGCTCTTTTGGTAGCAATTCCGCTAGGCAGTTTAGACGCTGTGATAGCATGGTTTTTAAAACCCTATACCGATAACGTTATCGTGGCCAGGGACGCCAGCTTCGCGATTTACATTCCGCTCCTTATTATAGGTTTTACTATAGTACAGGGCGGGTTAAACTATTTTTCCGCTTACCTTAACACCTGGGTAGGGACAAAGGTTTCAACCGACTTGGGACGCGATTTATATAAAAAATTGCTTACTATGGATACGCCCTTTTTTGATAAGGAAAACTCAGGCACCATTGTCCAGCGTTTTTTTAGCGATGCTTTTAACGCCACCAATTCACTTATTTCTAATTTAAGACATTTCCTTTCAAAAACATTTTCATCCATATCTCTTGTTGTAGTTTTATTTTTAAACTCCTGGCAACTTTCATTAATAGCGGTTATAGCGCTTTTAATAGCCTTCCTGCCTATAAGATATGTAAGAAAAAGAATGAAAAATATTGTTAACAAATCCATAGTAGCCAGCGCCGAAGCTGTAAAAGCGAATAACGAAACCCACGCCGGCAATAAAATTATTTCTGCTTATAACCTGCAAGATTATCAAAACAAAAGATATAACTCCATTATGGACACAACTTTTAGTTTGGCTATAAAAATGGTGCAAACAACAAACTGGCTTTCACCCGTTATGCACATTGTGCTTGGTATAGGCGTAGCCGCAGTTTTGTTTTACAGTAACAATCTTATCGTAACAGGCAAGATAACCAGCGGTAACTTCGCTTCATTTTTAGCGGCAATGCTGCTTTTATATACACCCATAAAAACCATAGGTAACAATGTTGTAGATATACAAAAAGCATTCCTGGCTATAGAAAGAATTTTTGAAATTTTTGAGTTAAAAACAAAAATAACGGAAGTTAAAAACCCTGTTGAACTTATACGCGTGGAAAAAGAAATTTCTTTTGAAAACGTTTCTTTTGAATATGAACCTAACAAACCAGTTCTTAAAGATATAAATCTTAAAACGGAAGTAGGGCAGACAATAGCCTTAGTAGGAAATTCCGGCGGCGGAAAAAGCACTTTAGTTAACCTTATCCCCAGATTTTACGACGTGCAAAAAGGCTCAATAAAAATTGACGGCGTTGATATAAAAAATATAAGGCTTTTTTCTTTACGAAACCAGATTTCAATTGTTTTCCAGGATAACTTTTTGTTCTCCGGAACAATAAGGGAAAATATTTTACTTGGTAAACTTAACGCCACTGAAGAAGAAATTAACAATGCCGTTAAAAGCGCCCATTTGGACCATTTTATAGCGTCTCTGCCAAACGGTTTAGACACTGTTATCGGCGAACGAGGCACAACATTAAGCGGCGGGCAAAGGCAGCGTGTAGGCATAGCAAGGGCTTTTATAAGAAACGCCTGTATTGTTATTTTAGACGAAGCTACCAGCGCGCTTGATAATAAATCGGAAGCGGTTGTACAAAAAGCTATTGATAATTTAGTTAAAAACAGAACCGTTTTTGTTATAGCCCACAGGTTATCAACGGTGCAAAACGCGGACAAAATTATAGTTCTTAATGAAGGAAATATCGTTGAGGAAGGCAAGCATGAAGAACTTCTTAAAAACCTTAACGGCCCTTACTACACGCTCTATAACGCCCAGTTTAAACACAAATAA
- a CDS encoding outer membrane beta-barrel protein, producing the protein MKKLILFAVAVIMFSANIMAADVFVGVKGGVGASDDNLKDIANSNFYKYEDNNGILGAELGFDFNSGASDRLGVKLGFNSYGKTSYEDKTLNSDLLLKNTIAVPLTAYYKYASNETGLHFWIGGGITWASLKFQDDRINYGKTKDQIFPHAAGGVEWRAAKFIGIGLDLNYNFDAKIKSSGMYRDFTGLEGFLAFRLYFS; encoded by the coding sequence ATGAAGAAACTAATATTATTTGCTGTTGCTGTAATAATGTTTTCAGCCAATATTATGGCCGCGGATGTTTTTGTAGGCGTAAAAGGGGGCGTAGGCGCAAGCGATGATAACCTTAAAGACATCGCTAACAGTAATTTCTATAAATATGAAGATAATAACGGCATTTTAGGCGCTGAACTGGGGTTTGATTTTAACAGTGGCGCGTCTGACCGGTTAGGTGTTAAACTAGGTTTTAACTCGTATGGTAAAACAAGCTATGAGGATAAAACCTTAAACAGTGATTTACTTTTAAAAAACACTATAGCGGTGCCTTTAACAGCTTATTATAAGTACGCCTCTAATGAAACGGGCCTTCACTTTTGGATAGGCGGCGGCATAACATGGGCCTCGCTGAAATTCCAAGATGACAGAATTAATTACGGCAAAACAAAAGACCAAATTTTCCCGCATGCCGCCGGAGGTGTGGAATGGAGAGCCGCTAAATTTATAGGTATAGGTTTGGACCTTAACTATAATTTCGACGCTAAAATAAAGTCCTCCGGTATGTATAGGGATTTTACGGGTCTTGAAGGATTTTTGGCGTTTAGGCTTTATTTCTCATAA